ataaccatactttttgaccTACAACCCTGGGTTTTCTGTataatagatcattatttttacgagtgtaaagaaaaacgtcaaaaaaaaaaaaataaaaactagataaaatggataccggcaaagaaaacaaatatatttttcatatcgttaatagcaattaaacaaaccaataaCACCAAAAtgttccaccaaaataatttctacgaagaaaaacctttcacaacaatattgacagctgattgtcattTTTgtaggtaatctgccatatgtgaatgtgtagattaattttgtggatttattagTAATTAATGTATATGTGAACGTAGTTATTGATTCGCATTCgttgcacttaattcctgagataattccgaattaacGCCACCGTCGGTCTAGGCTATAAGATGTGCTCAGtcttcaaaatgaagaaaaagttataaaattgtttaactgtatgtatgtataaacgcATATTAGCgcatatatttattaatcaaatgTGTAAGAATCTGCCTACTGAAATTCGTGGAGTTTCTGCGATGAACGCATTGCGGTGGCAGGTATGAGTCAGACAGCTGACGTCCACACTaccaaaaaaaactttgttttcaaaGCAATAAACGCATATAACTGTGCATatatttctatacaaaaaaaaaaaacaaaaattaaaaattaaaataaatgaaaatattcaaaCCTGCAACATACAGCCACACATTCACGCAAAGGCGCATATACCTAAGTAAAGGCAAAGAGCATTTGCGAGTGTAGCACTTGCGCAAAGCTCTATGGTTACGGTTCAAATGGACGAATATACATAGTGCGCCGATGTGGCAGCGTCCGGAACGCATTACCTTGACTCGCGCATGACATTCACGCTGTTCATACCCAAGTGCGACGTGCATGCGCACTTAAGTGCCTACTTTCGTGCTTATGCCGCAGCATGCACATGCAAATGTATACCATGTAGGGTGTGTGAGTAGGAACCGTTACGgttgaaatacgtaaatttcgCTAAAATTCTTattgtaaaatacaaaaatatgctaCTAACATAGAAAAACCAAGTAAAACTTACAACTACACTtacttaaatataaatacaatataatttagttaaaaaagagaaaaaactcACACttgcatgcaaaaaaaaaacacaaaaaaacatattcacGCCTAAACTAGTAACTGAAGCAATATGCTTTCCTTTGTTTTCGCTACAAATTAATTGGagttattttaaaactttaaatatttctttgtaaatggaaatatttttcatagccTAGCGTAGCGTTAGTTTtgaatgtttatatgtatgtgtgtatgtactttgTAAGACGTCGCGCACGCCCCTTCAGTGCAGCGGCGGCGGCGTTCGATTCGGTGACTTGTGCACCAGCAGACTCTTCGGCACATGCTTGGACATgaagttttgttgttgctgttgcaataGCAATTGATTATTTTCCTTTTGCAATTGCTGTTGTTTGCGCCGACGCGCTTGCCCTACACCACCGCCGCCGCCTCCTCCTCGTTGATGGTGCTGCCAAGGCGGTAGTGCCATTTTGGTGACATTGCGTCGCCAAATGCCCGCCGGGCATTTGGTACGCTTGCGCCATTCATCCGGCACCTGCACGCCCAGCCGCCGGCATTCGTGCGCATAAGCGGCGAAACTGTCGCAGTGACACATGCCGTTCGGGCATTCGCATACGTCCATCTTGCAAGCTTCAAAATAGTTATTGGGATTTAGTCTATTATCACAGTTTCCAAATACTTCAGATTCGCGCAGCCAACGACAGTACGCATTCGCTTGACGTTGCTTGCAATTTGGCCGCGCTGCTAGTTTGTCCACACGCCGTGAACACGCCTTCGATCCGCCCACCTTCCATGAGTTCGCAAAACGCCACACCTCGTCATCCGTGTGATTGTTGCCATCGCGGCTAGTGAGATCGTCACGTCCAATGCCGTTAAAGTTGCCGCACAGACCGCATAGCTTTTGCTTGAATGAGGCAGGTGCAGTCAATTGCAGAAAGTTATTTCCATCCCATTCGAGAATCAACCCCAAATCGGTTTGGAGTAATATGCTGTCACCGTGTCGTTCGATGCTCACAATAGAGCTTTCTGGTGTACCTTTATAGGGTAGCAATACACGACTTCCATTCACTTTTACGCGCAGTTTTTGCCCTAAATTAACTCGCATACCATGCATCTTCAGCGTGACCGTCTTCGCCCACGAGGAACGTTTCGTGCCGCGTCCATCGTTTGTCAGACGTATTGAGAATGTGTGGTCGCGACAATCGGCAGCCAACAGATACTTGCACGAACCTTGGAAGCTGAAGAATTTGCCATCGAAAGTTTTGAAATGTGGATCACCGAAGACAGTGCAAGTACCAGCGGTCTCTATGCAGCGCGGACAACACTCACCCGGCAACGTTTTTTTCTCTTCGTTCGAGCGACATTTCACTGGCGGGCAACGCATCTCGGAGCAACGTATATTCCCAGCAGTACAACGACACGAGCGGCATGGGCCCAAATTCCAGGTTTCGTTGTTCATGTAGGTAATACCGCTGTGTATGCATTCGTTGCGCACTTCGGACGTGATACAGTGTGGACAGCAGCCATCCATTTCCTGATACTCAGGCGAACATTCCAATATAGGACAGGTGTTACGCTGACAGACCGATGTGCCATTGCTGCAGGTGCAGTTAGTGCAACGATCGGGCATAAACTGGGTCTTGTCGTAGTAGACCTTGTTGTTGAAAATGCATTTGCCTGGAGAAGAAAgggaaaataagaaaacataacttgagaataaaaatcataaagatgTCTAAATGGGTTTTGGCAAAAACTTAACGCTTAAGCTAAAGAAAGCTACCAAACTGTCTTTGTTATCTATAATCAGATTAGCATAAAAGCTTGCTAAAGACATACTCGTTGCCTCTTTTAATTATAGTGTACTATAGTAAATGCTCTGTTGAGTTAACATTTCAAACTCACCAATTACAGGCATGAACTCACGGTGTTCGGTGCAACGCGGACAGCATTCGTTGGGATTTTGTGTTTGCTTTGAGATGGGACATTGCAGTATTGGGCACGTTTTCTTGGCACAAGTGAGCTTATTCTTCGAACATTGACACACCATGCAGCGATCATCTATAGAGCCGACTACCTCCTGACCCTCGGCTACAACTTGTCCATTAATCTTACAACCTGAAAGTAGAAATGAAATGATTATGCAAATAACGAGAAACGGTTTTGGGAAGAACTACTTGTAAGTATTATTTAGcactatttatataattatattccATTGGAATTCAGAGATAGGTGTTTTGACCCTGACCGGAAACATGAAAATAGCATCATCGGACTATATTGACCTTCACACTCACCCTGCAAAAGGCGTAATGAAACGGAACTTGACTTATTtgctgagagagagagaggagaaATACCAGTCCAGAGCTGATGTTGAGA
The sequence above is drawn from the Anastrepha obliqua isolate idAnaObli1 chromosome 4, idAnaObli1_1.0, whole genome shotgun sequence genome and encodes:
- the LOC129243708 gene encoding BMP-binding endothelial regulator protein, translated to MRKTLAMNTKGRSWQKPQRRQPNQRQHVNKTTTAAQTTTATTTPTLLTMDNEFVRAMTVVAYNDAVGAAAASVVADDGKKFDCCCASEELCSRHWQRQHQRQRLCPSQLQLQQQKQNQLEKQQLCEQRGKRHLRPWPGQRPKFSSWLLTTVLIVAICLVQGAVADNLSGNLQSCSNEGEEVHIEKIIKWSSKCFKCVCKNGFVNCDKESCPSIDDCYLLDPKTPDTCCTKCKGCIFRGIPYPSGSEWADPEDPCKTYKCVASVVTETTMKCFNQCDDELVIPPKQGECCPTCQGCKINGQVVAEGQEVVGSIDDRCMVCQCSKNKLTCAKKTCPILQCPISKQTQNPNECCPRCTEHREFMPVIGKCIFNNKVYYDKTQFMPDRCTNCTCSNGTSVCQRNTCPILECSPEYQEMDGCCPHCITSEVRNECIHSGITYMNNETWNLGPCRSCRCTAGNIRCSEMRCPPVKCRSNEEKKTLPGECCPRCIETAGTCTVFGDPHFKTFDGKFFSFQGSCKYLLAADCRDHTFSIRLTNDGRGTKRSSWAKTVTLKMHGMRVNLGQKLRVKVNGSRVLLPYKGTPESSIVSIERHGDSILLQTDLGLILEWDGNNFLQLTAPASFKQKLCGLCGNFNGIGRDDLTSRDGNNHTDDEVWRFANSWKVGGSKACSRRVDKLAARPNCKQRQANAYCRWLRESEVFGNCDNRLNPNNYFEACKMDVCECPNGMCHCDSFAAYAHECRRLGVQVPDEWRKRTKCPAGIWRRNVTKMALPPWQHHQRGGGGGGGVGQARRRKQQQLQKENNQLLLQQQQQNFMSKHVPKSLLVHKSPNRTPPPLH